One part of the Vogesella sp. LIG4 genome encodes these proteins:
- a CDS encoding heme o synthase: MASLTLQPARQHWRAMWQLTKPRVVLLIVFCAVIGMLLAVPGTPDLPRMLAATAGIALVAGAAAMINCLVERTIDARMRRTAWRATARGEAGTVATLLVALTALGLGMALLIALVNTLTAWLTLGTFVGYAIVYTLLLKPNTPQNIVIGGASGAMPPLLGWAAMTGDVSAMAMLLFLIIYAWTPPHFWALALYRRDDYQRAGLPMLPVTHGARFTTLSIVLYTVLLLAVSVLPVALRASGVLYLLAALLLGGRFLWLAVRLHRNYSDELSRHCFRWSIHYLSWLFAALLLDHYFFFALRF, from the coding sequence ATGGCCAGCCTGACCCTGCAGCCGGCACGCCAGCACTGGCGCGCCATGTGGCAGCTCACCAAGCCGCGGGTAGTGCTGCTGATCGTGTTCTGCGCGGTGATCGGCATGCTGCTGGCGGTACCGGGCACGCCGGACCTGCCGCGCATGTTGGCCGCAACGGCGGGAATTGCGCTGGTGGCGGGGGCTGCGGCCATGATCAACTGCCTGGTGGAGCGCACCATCGATGCGCGCATGCGCCGCACCGCCTGGCGTGCCACCGCGCGCGGCGAGGCAGGCACCGTCGCCACGCTGCTGGTGGCGTTGACGGCGCTGGGGCTGGGCATGGCCTTGCTGATTGCGCTGGTCAACACGCTGACTGCCTGGCTGACGCTGGGGACGTTTGTCGGCTACGCCATCGTCTACACCCTGCTGCTCAAACCGAACACGCCGCAGAACATCGTGATCGGCGGCGCCAGCGGCGCCATGCCGCCGCTGCTGGGCTGGGCAGCAATGACCGGCGATGTCAGCGCCATGGCCATGCTGCTGTTCCTGATCATCTATGCCTGGACGCCGCCGCATTTCTGGGCGCTGGCGTTGTACCGGCGCGACGACTACCAGCGCGCCGGCCTGCCGATGCTGCCGGTGACGCACGGCGCGCGCTTCACCACGCTGTCCATCGTGCTGTATACCGTGCTGCTGCTGGCGGTGTCCGTGCTGCCGGTGGCGCTGCGCGCCAGTGGCGTGCTGTACCTGCTGGCAGCCCTGCTGCTGGGTGGGCGCTTTTTGTGGCTTGCGGTACGTTTGCATCGAAACTATTCTGACGAGCTGTCGCGCCACTGCTTCCGCTGGTCCATCCATTACCTGAGCTGGCTGTTTGCGGCGCTGCTGCTTGATCACTATTTTTTCTTTGCACTGCGATTCTGA
- a CDS encoding heme A synthase — MKRLLLFALLLACIVVPLGAYVRLSDAGLGCPDWPGCYGHLSPHHAADDIRQAMAVQPDGPVSPAKAWKEMTHRYLAATLGLLVLCTAIVAWRQRRHRLAASGLLALLVLQGLLGMWTVTLLLKPAVVTAHLLGGMSIVSLLAASRFAAPTPRAVPRRVGWLLWLLPLLVLAQIALGGWVSSNYAALACQGFPSCNGSYLPDDMQFAGAFHWQRVLGESADGSPLLFSQLTAIHWLHRLGALLLTLLLLAAIQAGWRVAALRPRLRLLAAALVLQLLLGAANVLLQLPLPVAVAHNIGAMLLLASTMSLAFSVRPQVMPQPRAVTIARQRLRKPRGRSTTWPA, encoded by the coding sequence GCCCGGCTGTTATGGCCACCTTTCCCCGCATCATGCCGCCGACGATATCCGCCAGGCCATGGCCGTGCAGCCGGACGGGCCGGTATCCCCTGCCAAGGCGTGGAAGGAGATGACCCACCGCTACCTGGCTGCCACGCTGGGCCTGCTGGTGTTGTGCACGGCAATTGTTGCCTGGCGGCAGCGCCGGCACCGGCTGGCGGCCAGCGGCCTGCTGGCGCTGCTGGTGCTGCAGGGGCTGCTGGGCATGTGGACCGTCACCCTGCTGCTCAAGCCGGCGGTGGTGACGGCGCATCTGCTGGGTGGCATGAGCATCGTGTCACTGTTGGCCGCATCGCGCTTTGCCGCACCCACGCCACGAGCGGTGCCGCGGCGCGTGGGCTGGCTGCTGTGGCTGCTGCCGCTGCTGGTGCTGGCGCAGATCGCGCTGGGCGGCTGGGTATCCAGCAACTACGCGGCACTGGCCTGCCAGGGCTTCCCCAGCTGCAACGGCAGCTACCTGCCGGACGACATGCAGTTTGCCGGCGCCTTCCACTGGCAGCGGGTGCTGGGGGAGAGCGCCGACGGCTCTCCGTTGCTGTTCAGCCAGCTGACCGCCATTCACTGGCTGCACCGGCTGGGCGCGCTGCTGCTGACGCTGCTGTTGCTGGCAGCCATCCAGGCTGGCTGGCGCGTAGCGGCGCTGCGGCCGCGTTTGCGGTTGCTGGCGGCTGCGCTGGTGCTGCAACTATTGCTGGGTGCGGCCAACGTACTGCTGCAATTGCCGCTGCCGGTGGCGGTGGCGCACAACATCGGCGCCATGCTGCTGCTGGCCAGCACCATGTCGCTGGCGTTCAGCGTCCGGCCACAAGTCATGCCGCAGCCGCGCGCCGTGACGATAGCGCGGCAGCGCCTGCGCAAACCACGCGGAAGGAGCACCACATGGCCAGCCTGA